ACGACTTGCCTGGATGGGCGAATCTCCATTGTAGATGTGCAGTCTTATAATATCCGCATGATTTCAACCTGGTACTCACATGAGTACCAGGTTTTTTATTGCCACAGGTCAGTACTTGGCCTCTAAAAGCGTCTTGATACGTTTCTCCGCGTTAGGCATACCTGATGCCTTGATCTGTTTCACAACCGCTCGCACATCGTATTCGACGCGCCTGATCTCGGCCTCCCAACTCTTCTTTTGCCAGGAGAGAATGCCATAGGCGGCGCGCAGGTCCTCGTCGCGCGGGATACCACAACTGCCGACATCGACCAGCAGAAAACGCCGCCATTGCCGTGTATAAGCAATATGCAAATGCCCGAAAGCCAGCGCTCCTATGCCCTCGTCCAGACCCCCTAGCAGGTGTTCCAGCGTGCTGTCCTCTGCATTCGGGAAAATCGCATCTTCCAGATTAAGCGGATTGGCATGCACAACCAGCAGATCACTACCGCGAGGATTGCGAACGCGATAGGATAGCGGCAGCGAAGCGAGGTAATGAATACCGTCCGGCCCGATCTGTTCGCGCGTCCATGCCGCCGTACTGCGTTTCTTTTCGCCCTTGTTCGGCGCGGCAGTAACCACTTCCTCATCCACATTGCCTCGCAGAACGGGACAATGCAGACCTTGCACTGTTGCCAGCACTTCTCGGGGGCACGGTCCATTCAAACACAGATCGCCTGCGATCACCGTCTGATCCACCGGTGGCTGGTTCGCCAGGTCTCGCAGCACGGCCTCCAATGCCAGTTGATTGCCATGAATATCTGAAATAATTGCAATACGCATCTAACATCCGTTCTCTAAAACATGGATATGTGGGGCAGGGCCCAAACATCGCCTTTAGTTCCTAGTTCCACAAGAGTAGTTTCACCTACTCCATTGAGCAGGCCAGCGCTTCTCTCTCCATAGGCGTTTTGCGTGTCGATAGAACTTACCGCCGCGTCTCTTAAATTGATTGCTGCATTCATATCACGGTCGATGACCAATCCGCATTGCTCACAGATGAAGGTACGCTCTTGCAAGGACAATTCAGCCTTGACGTAGCCACATCCTGAGCAGGTTTTAGAAGATGGATAGAACCGATCTACTGTGACGAGGTGTGAGCCGTGCCATTCCGCTTTATAGGTCAATTGCCGTCGTATTTCACCGAAGTTGCTATCACTCACGGCTTGCGCTAACGAGTGATTTTTGAGCATGCCAGCCACGTGTACATCTTCAATCGCTATCAATGCGTGGTTTTTGCTCAGATAGCTGGTGAGTTTGTGGCTAGCATCTTTTCTTATATTGGCGATACGAGCATGCTGTTTTGCAATGCGTTTGCAGGTCTTGGCGCGGTTCTTACTGCCTTTTTTGCGCCGTGATTTTTGCCGCTCTAAACGCTTCAGGCTCTTTTGTGCATGCTTTAAGGCGCGAGGATTAGCAAAGATCATCCCATCTGAACAGGTCGCAAGCGTCTTAATGCCTAAGTCCACTCCAATAGTTGATGTAGCTGTCATGACAGGCGTGTCGTGTTCCTCTTCTACCTGGATACTGACAAACCAGCGTCCAGCCTGCTCACTGACGGTCGCACTCAATATCTTGGCATCGGTAGGAATGTAGTTGTGTTCGTGAAAGCGCAAACGGCCTAAACGCGGTAACTGGACAGCATGAGCAAAGACATGAATGCTGCCAGTGAGACGAAATGAGCCGATGCCTTTGCTTTTCTTCTTGAAGGTGGGAAAGCCTAATTTGCCTTTGTACTTCCCTTGCTTCTTGAGTTCCACCCGTCGAAAGAAGTGCTTGTAAGCGTTGTCTAAGTCTCTCAATGCCTCTTGCGGGGCACATTTAGAAACACCATACATCCAAGGAAAATCAGTCTTCTTTAAGGCGTTCAGTTCCTTGTGCAGTGCAATCGCGTTGGGACGTTTGCCGGTTGTACGGTAGACCTCTTGTGAACGAGCTAAGGCCCAATTGTAGGCAAAGCGTGCGGCTCCGGCATGTTGTAGGCAAGCTGTTCTTTGCTTATTATTGAGGTCTAGCTCTGTTTTGTAGCCACGTACAACCTTCATGCGTCTTCTTCCTTATCTCATGTTGATAGAATAGCATAAACGCTCCCAAATGCTAACATTTTGAGAAGCTATTTACCACCCTGTACGGATTAGCAACGACGAAAATCCATAGCCTATAGCAGTAATATACCGCAAAGGGATGATAGAAACCAGATGACAGGATTTCGTTTCCATATCTGGCTGCCCAGGCGCATGCCCGGCTTCTCAATCAACAGGAAAGAAAGCGCTGAAAAAGGAATGATGACCAGTAGCGCCCACAGCCAGTAGAGGCCGAATACGGCGTACCTGTTCCATCCTTGCACCTGATTCGCCACCTGCGTCATGAAAAAGATCAGCAGCGGCAGGTGCCACATGTAGAGACTGAAGGAGATCAGCCCAATCCAGCGCAGTGGTTTCCATCCAAATGGCCGTTTGAGCGCAACTGGCCCAAACAGGATGGCGAGAATGCACAGGCCGAAGCCAAGCGAGAAGCCCAACTCGCCCAACCAGTTAAACGCCTGGTCAAACAACGACGAGAAGCTCCAGACCGGCCAGTAGAGCAGGTTATAATGCCACATCGCGACGAACACCAGCGACAGAATACCTGTTCCCCACAACCAGTGACTCAGACGACGTATCGATTGATCGAGTCTCCCCTGGCTATTGACCTGTTTTGCGTAGACGAACAGCAGGCTGAGCAGCATACCAACGGCAAAATCTTCCAGGAATTTCCCATAGCTGCCATAAGTAAAGAACAATACAACGTTCAACACTGAACGCGGCACAAGCAATGTAGCCGATGGATGAACCGTAAAATAGTAGCCCCAGTAGCGCGCAAAGAGTCCCCAGGCGACCAGGCATCCAAGACAGCCTGCCACCGTCCATACACGATGCAGTGTTGAGCGTTCCTTGCAAACATGCCGCACGATGAAGCGCATCCCCAATACGAGAAGAGGCAGGAGCATATAAAATTGCCATTCAACCCCTAACGTCCAGAATGGGCCGTTGATCTTTTGATACGTGATGCTGCTGGACTCGTGAAAAAAACTGAGAAACAGCCCGAGTTCGGGCCAGTGCGCCGGTTGCAGGTACTGCCTCTGGGAAATCAGAATCAGCAGGAACAGGCAGACATAATACGCGGGAATGATACGAAATACACGCCGCAGGTAGAAATGGCGTGCCAGAGGCCAGGGCGCCTGTGGATGGAGCAGAGCTTTAGCATATGGCATGAAGAGCAGGAAGCCCGAAAGTACGAAGAATAGCGTCACGCCCGACATCCCGGCTCGTACAATCGCCCCAAAAAGAGGATGCGATACACTGAAGGGATTCCAGAGATGCGTGCTGAATCCTATCAAACAAATATGGTATGACATGACAATCAAACAGGCGATGGCGCGAACTCCATCAAGCTCGGCAATGCTGCTCTTCTGCCTGTCCCCTCAAATTGAGTTGCCAACCAGAACCGTTTAAGACCAGATTTGCGCGGTAAGGGTACAGATGGGTTCATTTCTGAGAGCATACGAATCCTGACCCTATGACCGCATAAAGATCACAGGGATACTTTTAATGATTATGAATACAAATGAAGTGAGAACGAGTTACGTATTCTGGCAGGTTATGCTAACAGCATATACAGCGATATAAGAGCATCACGTGAATACGACGATAGTAATGCGGGAAGCTGGATTAGATGCCAGGTGCCAGGTGAAGACCCCTGTTTTATCTAGCAGCATCGTGTAAGAATACTTAGGTAATATTTTGACGCTTCCTCCAGTACTGTCATTGATCAGAATCTGAGCCTGATTCGTCGTATTCGTCCACAATATGCTCGTTCCGACTTTCAGTTTAAGACCATGGAGAGAGAGGGAAGCGGCGTTGCCAGTCCCGGTCGAAACAATCTTGATCGCATTGAACACATTGATCGTTACATGTGTCATGGGATTAGCCTTCAGGTGATACGAGAAGTTGCCAACTGTAGGGAAAGGTCTCGCAAGCTGCTCCCCTGCCTTCAGCATAAGATACTGAACCGGCTTATCGTCTCTAACAATCAACTGGGAAATGCTGGACTGGTTGTCCCAGAGTACACCGGCCCCTTGTGGAACGTTGAGTGAAGCTGGCTGGAACTCAATTGTACCTTTCATCTGAATAATACTGATCTTTCCCGCGATAAATGAGGGTGTCGCCGTCGGATGAGATGATATGTGCTGAGTCTGATTGGATGCTCCTACATTACTGCTTTCATGATGAAATGTATTCAGCACTACCACCAGGCTTCCTACCAGCAGCGCGATAAAACATACTGCCGAGGCTATACCGAGTCGGCGTTGAAATGTGCCGCGCTTCTGAATCTCGAACTCGCGCTGTTTTTCGTGGGCAGCAGGCAAGAGATTGCCTGTCTTCAGATTGGCCAGATTGCTGTTTGTCTGATATGCGCTGCTATTACTGGCAACATGTTCTCGCATGCGATCCCAGACCCGATCTAACGATTGAATATCTGGTTTCGCAACCTTTTCCGAACTATACACGAAGTTGTGGCCGGGTGAACGCCTCCATGTGAATGGCTGTGTCCAGGAAACAGCATCTTCTTGCTCATCTACAGTTTCTGAAAAAAACTCTTCGTCGTGCCTGTTCATGGATTATCATGCCCTCCTTCCTGCTGCTTATAGATATTGCGCAAGAAGTGGAAAGAGCGTGAGAGAAGCACACGAATTGCTCCCTCGCGTTTCTGTACCCGTGCAGCTATCTCCTGATAGGGTAACTCATCGTTGTAGCGCAGGCGCACAATCTCCTGTTGAAGCGTGGGAAGCCGTCCCAGATTTGCCTGTAACAGGGCATATTCCTCCTGTCGCAGCATGACCTGGTCAGGCTCCATATCCTCTGCGCCATACAGCGTTTCGGCTACATCCTCAAGTGGCACATTGTTACGGCGAGCGGCATAGCGGTGAAAATCGACGACCTTATTGTGTGCCACGCGCAGCAGCCATGCCCGTTGCTTCTCAGCATCAAGACTGCCAATAGCCTCGTTCTCAAGCGCGGCCAGGAAGATTTCTAAAAGAATATCCTCCGCATCCTCCCGCGATGGCACCCGGCGCAGCACATAGGTAAATATCGCCAGCGCCTCCCTTTCATAAAGCGCTGCCATAGGTGAGTCGTCGAGCCTGGAACGTGCCTGCTGCTGACGCGCCATGATGCCTTTCTCGATTTCACCGGTATCCCGGCCGGTCTGCGCTCTTTTTGTACCTTCACTAGAGAAGTCGAACAGTCCCGGCATTTGTTACATCGTTATTAGAAACGTTAAAGAGGTAGCGTATGTGCGATACTATCATCATAATAAGTGATAGCTGGCGAAAAAGATAGAGATTCAATGGAAATGCCCGAACGGATGAATAGGCGATGATCAGAAAAATTGGCGTCATCTCGGATACCCATATCCCCGAATTTAAGCAGTTGCCCCCGGCCATCTGGCAGTATTTTGACGGCGTCGAACGCATCATTCACGCCGGTGACCTCTCCATTCTGCGCGTCATCGATGAGTTGGAAACGATAGCGCCCGTCGTAGCCGTCCAGGGCAATATCGAAGAGGAAGAGGTCGTCAGGGCACTGCCGATCAAACGCGAAATGCTGGTGGGGAACTGCCGTATCGGTATCGTGCATATCCTCGGCGACTCACGCACTCGCGCCCGGGTAGCTCGCCGGGAATTCCCCAGCGCCCGCGTCGTCGTCTTCGGCCACAGCCATATTCCCTGGAACGAGGATGTGAATGGGCAATTACTCTTCAATCCAGGAAGCGCGACCGACCGGCGCAGGCAACCCACATGCAGCATCGGCATGTTGTATGTGAATGACGAAACCAATGATGTGCGTGGGGAGATCATCAGGCTATAGGTCAGGAACCAGAGGGCGACCGCACCCTTGCGGTCGCCCTGGATGAGCTATACTTTATGGGGCCGAATATACTTCTGCCCGCCCATAAAAGGTTGCAGCGCCTCCGGAATACGGATGCTTCCATCGGCTTGCTGGTGCGTCTCGAAGATCGGAATCAGGATGCGCGGTGACGCGATGGCTGTGTTGTTGAGCGTATGGACAAACTTCACCTTGCCATCCTCATCGCGGTAACGAATATTCACGCGCCGCGCCTGCCAGTCGTGGAAGTACGAACATGAATGCGTCTCCCGATACCTGCCCTCGCTCGGTATCCAGCATTCAAGGTCATACATGCCGACCTTGCCGTCGCCCATATCACCCGTGCAGACGTTCACCACACGATAGGGCAACTCGAGCGCCTGCACCAGTTCTTCCGAATTTTGCAGCAACTGCTCATGCCAGCGCACCGACTCTTCGTGATCGGCCTTGCAAATGACATACTGCTCCACCTTGCTGAACTGGTGGATGCGAAACACGCCGCGTGTATCCTTGCCATATGTTCCGGCCTCCTTGCGGAAGCACGGGCAATAGCCAACGAGGGTCATGGGCAGGTCTTCGGCGCGCAGAATCTCGTCCTTGTACATGCCCGTAATCGAGACTTCAGCGGTCCCAACCAGGAAGGTATCCTCATCCTCAATGGCATAGACCTGGTCGCGCCCCTTGGGGAACTGTCCATTGCCGATGAAGCAGAAGTCACGTGCCATCGCGGGTACAATCAGCGGCGTGAAGCCTTTGCGCGCAATGCGATCAAGGGCAAAATTCATCAGCGCCAGTTCCATGCGTGCCGCGTCTCCCTTGAGCGCATAGCTGCGCGCCCCCGCGATCTTGACCGCTCGCTCGATATCCACCAGGTCGAGATTTTGCATCAATGTGTAGTGATCGAGCGGCTCAAAATTGAAACGCGGCTTCTCGCCCCAGTACTTAATCGGCACATTATCGTTCTCGTCCTTGCCGATAGGCGTGCTGGGATCAGGGATATTCGGCACCAGCAGCAGCAACTGGTAGCGTTCTTCAACCAGCTCGTTCAGCCCTGGCTCCATTGCTTTGATCTGGTCGCCGAGTCGCTTGCCCTCTGCGATCAGCGCATCGCGCTTCTCCTTGTCCTTGCCCACGCGAGGAATTTCTTTCGAGACGCGGTTCTGTTCGGCGCGCGTCTCCTCCACCTGGTGCTGCAACTCCAGCACCTTCCGGTCAACCTCTAAGAGGTAATCGATATCGAGCGTATTGTTTTTCACACGCGCGGCCTCTTTTACAACATCTGGATGGTTGCGAATAAAAGCCATGTCCAACATAATAATAGCAACTCCTTTACCCGGCGCCCGCGCGGGGTGCCGCTATATTTTCACTTCAAAGCATCCACAATACATGACCAATAAAAAAAGCGCCCTCGTCCACAAAGGACGACGACGCGAAATGCGCATAAGCCGTGGTACCACCTTAATTCTTTCAATCCTGCACCAGGATTGAAACTCTCTGTTGCCCGGTAACGGGGGCTACCGTTGGCGCTTCTCGCGCTGGCTCGCGGGTGGATTTCCCCTCACTGGCCACTGCGTTGCACCATCCCGCAGCTCTCTGTTGCCCTATTAAGGGTACTTGTCCCGTTCACTGCCTGTAATTTCAATTGTACTGGCGGTAGCATAGCAGTAGTTTTGCTGTTTGTCAATACTTCATCGTCCAAAATAGCGCTGCGTAAACGTCGCGATGAAACTGATTTCGATGAACAGGCCCACAACCGCCTCTGTCGCTGCCAACGCTGTTACCGGACTACCCAGGCCAAAAGGACCCGGCAGGAAGCCACGACCATGGAACGAGGTAACGCTGAAAATTAATGACTCCGACGGTGAAAGATGTCCTAGCAGGTAGTAGCATGTCGCGAAGGACAGGATCATCAGCAGGTAGATCAGCACGCTGCGGCCAGGCTTATAGCCAAAGCCGGCCAGTATATCCAAAAACCACGAAAAGATATAAGCCGCGAACTTACGTACCCGCAGCCAGGATCGCTGTAGCGCGAGACGCAGCCTGCCCGGCGCATCCTGCGGAAACGACTCTAACCATCCCCACTTAATTTGTCGCCAGAGCACTTTGCGTTCGATCACCTGCGCGCGATAGGCGTAACGCACTGCCACCTCGTTCATCCCCTGCGCGCGCATAGTATTGGCGAGCTGGCGATTGGCTCGTACTGCCGCCGCATAGTCCTCCAACCGCTTGCGCTTCTCTCCCGCCGTTTTCGCCCCTCTCTCTAGCTCACGTTGGCGTGCCCTATACTCATCGCCCAATCTTCTCATCCCTGTCCAATCGACGACCGAAAGATTCACATCTCTCCAATGAACATCGGCAAGTGTCGCAAAACCAAACTTCCGCGAGCCGAGCATAATACTCTCAAGATTGGTAGCGCTATCGAAGAAAGCGTTACGGAGGTCCGCGCCCTCCAGGTGGGCATCAAACAGATAAGCGCCCTCCAATACGGCACCGCGCAGGTTAGTCTGCTCCATGTGCGCGCCACGCAGGTAAGCATTTCTCAGATCAGCCCTGAAGAGACTCGTTTCTCGCATATGCGCGCGCCGCGCGGTTATCCTTGCCATATGCGCCCCTTCCAGTACCGCACCTTCCAGGTGGGCTTCGCTGAGATCGGCTCCCTCCAGGTGAACGCCGGCAATATCGCGTTGCTCAAGCGTCGCCAGCTGCCACTCATCGCGCGTCAATCCTCCACGCGTGCAGGCCAGCGGCAGGTCCCGCAGGTCGATCCCATGTACATCGGCCCCGCGCAAATCCAGTCCCAGGCGTTTCCGATCCTGCTCATCGTTCCAATCCACCGGCCCTCGTCCATCATCATGCTGTACCAGCAGCCATTCAATATCTGCCCGCGTGAGCCTGACCCCCCTGAACGGATAAATATTTTGTCTGAAGTCCGGCGAGATTGCCAGATATTGGGCAAGCTCTTGCTGGCGGGCAAGGGGGATTTCAGGCTCGGTACGCCAGGATAGTACGTTATTCAGTTCGGGAACGGATGGCATGTTCATCGGATTCAGTCATCACCTATTCGTTTACGTGCTTCAATAAATCACGCAAAGCTGTTATTTGCTCATAGTCCATGCGTCCCGTATCATCGAGAAAACGGAGAAAACGCTTAAAGCTGGTCAATGTTGTTTTATCTCTTACTGTTTGCATATAGGTTTCCAGGTCTTCCATTGTCATGGTAAGCAGCCCGCGTGGTGGGTCCTGTGATAGAAGATAGTCGCGTGCAAAAGCATCGATATTCCCAACATGCTTTTCCACCATTGCATTGCTGAGCCCCCTACTTGCCAGGTCCTTGCGGAAGACGCTTACAATGCGTTTGTTACGTGCCATAATCCCCTTTTGTATCTCCTGAACATTCTCGGGGGAAGTGGCTGCTAAAAGATTTGTGATGATTCCTTCGCGTTCCTGCGCATCCCGGTAGCTATCATTCAGGGTGCTGCGAATACCTGGACCAAAGTAGATGCTGAAAGGTGCCAGGAGACTATCATAAATGATGTGATCTTCAAGCGGCAGTAATACGGCCTCAATGTATATAGGGAGGTACGGTCCAAGAATCTCTTCAATCGGACTATACAGGCCCAACACGCCATAGGCACGAGCAGGAGTTTCGGAGAGAAAGACGGTATATTTCTTGAGATAGCGCACCACAAAGAATTTACCAGAAACGCGATGCTGCCAGCTTTCGACGATTGCCAGGTCTTCATTAGGCAAACGAGCAGGATTCTCAGCAATAAAATCTTTGCGTAGTGTATCATCTTTCCACAACACATCTCGAATTTTCATCACGTCCTGTGGGTCCAGCCTGGTAATCTTTGGATCATTCGGAAAGGGCGCAATGATGTGCCTCTGCTCATTGATGTAGTAGAGCAGCAGAAACCAGATATGGTAAAAGCGTTCGGTCTGATCGGGGGGTAGTTGCATGGTGATCGCTCCGTTTTAAATGAATTATAACATTCTCTACTGCCTCATGGTCTTATTCTAACAAACCGCCGCAACTCATTTGAGCAATCACCTTTAATAATTTATTGTCAAGTGAGCCTTATGATATCAAAAGTTCTACTAAAAATTTTCTGCTTATATTATTGTATTTTTACTCAGCGATGTGTTATAATCGCATGAGATTAGCCAACAGGCATGGAGACGAAATCTCCAGGCGACAAATCGGGTGTGCGCGAGACCACTACGATGGCACCGTTCAAGGGTGGCTGGTGGCAGGCAATCCAGGCAAGGCCATAACCATAATAGAGACGCACCAGGGCTGTCAGCAACCAGTGTGGTATAGCACCGCTTAAAATGAGACCGCGCTCCGTTGAAACAGCTGGGAAGGAGAGATGTTCAGCCTCCGTATAATCGAGGTATTTTATCACGATATTTATCTTCAGCACGGTTGCGCCTTTATACTCATCGACTGTGATGTGCAACTCAGGTGAAAGTTCTGTGCCCGGGGACGCCAGTTGTAAGCGTGGGGCAGTTACCCAGCCAAGCCTTGAATCGAATTGGTAGAAGAGTTCTTCTCCTGGCTGTGTTGCCAGCGATCCATAGAGCCAGTTAGGGCCTCGTCCATAGACTGCGAGCGGCATATTGATCGGTAGTTCGGCAAGTAGGGGTGGTATCATTGCAGGTTCCCAGCGTCTTGTTTCAGGTGCCCATGCCTGTATGATGATATTCAGATTGACAACGAGTTCCACCGGTGCCGTATCCAGATGTGTTTTCTCTAGCTCATCTGGCAGATAGGCGAAGAGCGAGGCCAGCCGGTCAACAAGCAGATCAAAAAGAGGACCGTGTGCGAGCTTTCCGCGATCCAGTCCAACCAGGGTTCCCTCGATCACAGGTTTATCCGCGGTGATGGCAGAATCACCGCTTAGTTCGGAATAAATAGAGGCTAAAGGTAGGAGACCGCTGACTTCAGTCAGGTGACGCCAGAATGTTGCAATCTCTGGATTATTTCTGTGTAGCAGCAATATGGAATGCGTACATCTGTGCAGGATGCCGATTTGATCTTCTGTTGGGAGACCGCCAATGTCGACCAGTAGTGGTAGGGGACGGTGTTCCAGGTCACGGCAAACGAGTTTTACAAAAGTATCGGTCCATTGTCCCTTGATGCGAATGAGGCGTACCGTATCCTGTTGAATTTCATGGGACCAATCGCCCTCGCCATCGGGGCAGGCGCGCAGGACGTAGTGTTCGATGTGCCGTTCGCGCAGCGCCTGCGTCAGGCTATAGGTCAAAACAGACTTACCGGCATGTGGAGGCCCGCCGATAAGCACGGCAGGCAAGAGATTGACCATAGTTGGCCTCCTGAACTTATTTTTGCTATGTTGCCAGAGAGGAAAGGTTTCTATGCCAGAATACATCCATACCTTACTCGCAACCCTTGGCGGACAGCCGCAAATCGTGACATTTACGCTCGATCTCCTGCTTCAGCGTGGTTTCCCTATCAGTGAGGTAATAGTCGTTCATCCCGAAGCGTCGGACGCGCGCCTGCGACACTCAGTAGCATGCCTCAACGCCGAGTTCGTTGGTGATTACTACAGTTATTACCTGGTTCACGGGCAACCTCTCCGTTGTCGTCTTCGTTCATACGTGCTGGAACTGGATGAAGCTCCGCTGCAAGATATTGTAGACGACCTCAGCGCAAAGGGCACGCTCGACACTGTTCATCGTCTTGTCCGCGACCTCAAGCTGCAGCACCGGCGCATTCACCTTTCACTCACCGGTGGTCGTCGTCTGATGTCACTGATGGCGATTTCAGCAGCGCACCTCAACTTCGACCACTTCGATCACATCTGGCACATCTACACACCCTCAGCCCTCAGGCCCCTGGTCAACGAAGGCAAAGTCATGCATATTCCCACCGAGGCCGGTGTAAGCCTGATAGAAGCCCCTTTCGTCCCCTGGGGAGCCTACTTCCCAGGCCTATCGCAAACAGTCGATACAGCCCAGGATATGCGCCACTACCAGACTGCTCGCATGGATGCGGAGGAACGGGCGAGATGTACCAGGGTTATCGAGCAGGCAACACAGCGTGAGCAAGAAGTTTTGCAAGCTTTTGCTCTCGGCCTGACCCAGCAGGAAGTAGCAAAAGAACTTCACATCTCCATTAAGACCGTAGATGCTCACAAGGCCAATCTGCTTGATTATTGCCGTGAGGCCTGGAACATCGATCCAGACGAAAGACTAGGCTATCATTTCCTCTACAAGAAATTTGCGCCATACTTCGATAGTACACAGTATACCTCTAGGGCAAGGCAAACGCATCAGAGAAATCTCTAACTTATTTTAATAGATATCCCGGTTGTGTTTTAGACGAAGGAATGGTATTCTCTTCAGGAAAAAAGATGATTGTGCGAGAGAAAGGAATGTAGGGATGCAGGAAGTTGAATTTACCCTACGTACTCTAACCCCTTTATTTCTGGCAGGGGCAGATCAGACAAAAGCAGAACTGCGCGCTCCCACGTTTCGAGGTCTTATGCGCTACTGGGAACGCGCGCTGGTAGGAGGAATGGCTGGAACGTCCTCTAAAGGCCTTGAAAAAGTGATGGAAGTTGAAACCGAGGTTTTTGGCGCGACGGATAAAGGCTCTGCTGTAGCTGTCAAAGTTTCGGAAGCCTCCAATTCTCCAAAGGAATTTACCGAGCAAATAAGTGTGAGAGTAGGTGGGAGATGGCAGGCGACAGGAAAAGGCTATTTCTTGTGGTCAATGGCGAGAAGCGGAAGGGAAGATAGAGGAAATTTTAAACCTGCACGCTGGTTCTTTCCTCCTGGAACAGGATTTAAGGTCACGCTTTCAACACGAGGACAGGATACTGTAAAACTCAAGCAGGCAGTTGCGGCATTCTGGTTACTGACGCAATTAGGTGCGGTGGGTTCGCGTTCGCGGCGTTGTGCCGGAAGTCTGGCCGTTCAGTCTGTTGAAGGTAATGGTGCCAAAGCTGTTCTCGAAGATTTTCCTTTTTCTATGCCGGCAAATGCTCAGACGTTAAAGCAGCAGATTGAGCAGGGAATCAAAAATGCTCGTTCACTCTATAACCTTGCGCAGCAACCAATTCGCGATGCACAATTTGATGTACTTGCTCGGGGAGCCTGTCGTATCTGGATACTCCAGGATGAACAACCCTGGCCAAGTGCCGAAGTCGCGATGCAGAAGTTAGGGGAGAGGCTCCAGGACTATCGCCATGATATACCTATCCAGCAACGCCGGATTTTTGGATTACCTTTGCCTCCAATTATATTCAACAAGCGCAGAGCCTCACCTTTATTGCTGAGAGTGGTAGAACTACAGGGAAATAAGTATGTTGGGATAGCAGTGCTTTTTAAAACAGCAGGGAATGATGTATTCATGCAAGACTACAAACTAATCGAGAACTGGGCCAATGGATTTCGTGGAAAGCTGGAGGTGATGCTATGAGCGAGTATATGCTGATGTTTTCCCTGGGTCCTGTACAGCCATTTATTGCTCAGGCCCGTAAGACGCGGGATTTGTGGTTGGGAAGCTATCTATTGGCGAAACTGATGGAAGCGGCAGTAAAAGATCTGAAAGGAGAGCTTGTTTATCCTACACGTAGTACCGTGGATGACAGACGAGGTATCCCCGATATACCTAATAAGTTCGTAGCTATTTTCCCATCAGAAGAGGCAGCTTATGAGGAAATAGGACGCTGTGTGACTCGAATTGAAAAGCGTTGGGAAAAGATATGCAAAGAGGTGTGGCAAGAGATTGTTGCAGAGTATACCACCAGGGAAACAGAAAGAATTTGGAATCGGCAAACGGATGCACAAAACCTGTTCGAGACATACTGGGTAATTGTGCCAGATAGTTCTAGAGAATATAAGCAATGGCTAAGTTACACCCAGGAGGTA
This portion of the Ktedonobacteraceae bacterium genome encodes:
- a CDS encoding metallophosphoesterase family protein yields the protein MRIAIISDIHGNQLALEAVLRDLANQPPVDQTVIAGDLCLNGPCPREVLATVQGLHCPVLRGNVDEEVVTAAPNKGEKKRSTAAWTREQIGPDGIHYLASLPLSYRVRNPRGSDLLVVHANPLNLEDAIFPNAEDSTLEHLLGGLDEGIGALAFGHLHIAYTRQWRRFLLVDVGSCGIPRDEDLRAAYGILSWQKKSWEAEIRRVEYDVRAVVKQIKASGMPNAEKRIKTLLEAKY
- a CDS encoding RNA-guided endonuclease TnpB family protein; the encoded protein is MKVVRGYKTELDLNNKQRTACLQHAGAARFAYNWALARSQEVYRTTGKRPNAIALHKELNALKKTDFPWMYGVSKCAPQEALRDLDNAYKHFFRRVELKKQGKYKGKLGFPTFKKKSKGIGSFRLTGSIHVFAHAVQLPRLGRLRFHEHNYIPTDAKILSATVSEQAGRWFVSIQVEEEHDTPVMTATSTIGVDLGIKTLATCSDGMIFANPRALKHAQKSLKRLERQKSRRKKGSKNRAKTCKRIAKQHARIANIRKDASHKLTSYLSKNHALIAIEDVHVAGMLKNHSLAQAVSDSNFGEIRRQLTYKAEWHGSHLVTVDRFYPSSKTCSGCGYVKAELSLQERTFICEQCGLVIDRDMNAAINLRDAAVSSIDTQNAYGERSAGLLNGVGETTLVELGTKGDVWALPHISMF
- a CDS encoding acyltransferase, with amino-acid sequence MAELDGVRAIACLIVMSYHICLIGFSTHLWNPFSVSHPLFGAIVRAGMSGVTLFFVLSGFLLFMPYAKALLHPQAPWPLARHFYLRRVFRIIPAYYVCLFLLILISQRQYLQPAHWPELGLFLSFFHESSSITYQKINGPFWTLGVEWQFYMLLPLLVLGMRFIVRHVCKERSTLHRVWTVAGCLGCLVAWGLFARYWGYYFTVHPSATLLVPRSVLNVVLFFTYGSYGKFLEDFAVGMLLSLLFVYAKQVNSQGRLDQSIRRLSHWLWGTGILSLVFVAMWHYNLLYWPVWSFSSLFDQAFNWLGELGFSLGFGLCILAILFGPVALKRPFGWKPLRWIGLISFSLYMWHLPLLIFFMTQVANQVQGWNRYAVFGLYWLWALLVIIPFSALSFLLIEKPGMRLGSQIWKRNPVIWFLSSLCGILLL
- a CDS encoding RNA polymerase sigma factor yields the protein MARQQQARSRLDDSPMAALYEREALAIFTYVLRRVPSREDAEDILLEIFLAALENEAIGSLDAEKQRAWLLRVAHNKVVDFHRYAARRNNVPLEDVAETLYGAEDMEPDQVMLRQEEYALLQANLGRLPTLQQEIVRLRYNDELPYQEIAARVQKREGAIRVLLSRSFHFLRNIYKQQEGGHDNP
- a CDS encoding metallophosphoesterase family protein, producing MIRKIGVISDTHIPEFKQLPPAIWQYFDGVERIIHAGDLSILRVIDELETIAPVVAVQGNIEEEEVVRALPIKREMLVGNCRIGIVHILGDSRTRARVARREFPSARVVVFGHSHIPWNEDVNGQLLFNPGSATDRRRQPTCSIGMLYVNDETNDVRGEIIRL
- the serS gene encoding serine--tRNA ligase produces the protein MLDMAFIRNHPDVVKEAARVKNNTLDIDYLLEVDRKVLELQHQVEETRAEQNRVSKEIPRVGKDKEKRDALIAEGKRLGDQIKAMEPGLNELVEERYQLLLLVPNIPDPSTPIGKDENDNVPIKYWGEKPRFNFEPLDHYTLMQNLDLVDIERAVKIAGARSYALKGDAARMELALMNFALDRIARKGFTPLIVPAMARDFCFIGNGQFPKGRDQVYAIEDEDTFLVGTAEVSITGMYKDEILRAEDLPMTLVGYCPCFRKEAGTYGKDTRGVFRIHQFSKVEQYVICKADHEESVRWHEQLLQNSEELVQALELPYRVVNVCTGDMGDGKVGMYDLECWIPSEGRYRETHSCSYFHDWQARRVNIRYRDEDGKVKFVHTLNNTAIASPRILIPIFETHQQADGSIRIPEALQPFMGGQKYIRPHKV